The Bacillus xiapuensis genome window below encodes:
- the pdxK gene encoding pyridoxine/pyridoxal/pyridoxamine kinase, which produces MTMKKTLTIAGSDTSGGAGIQADLKTFQEHGVYGMTALTTIVTMDPDNHWSHGVHPLSIDTLEAQLKTAMSVGIDAMKTGMLATAEIIEVAGKHIKANGLDKVVIDPVMVCKGEDEVLNPEAPAAMREFLLPLATVITPNLFEAGQLSGAGPIRTVDDMKAAAKQIHDLGAKNVVVKGGKQLEHDKAIDVFYDGADFTVLEAEKIATTYNHGAGCTFAAAITANLANGLSVKESVANAKAFANAAIRHGFRLNQYVGPVMHGAFNKVNG; this is translated from the coding sequence ATGACAATGAAAAAAACTTTAACCATTGCGGGCTCCGACACAAGCGGCGGTGCCGGCATTCAAGCGGACTTAAAAACCTTTCAAGAACATGGCGTTTATGGGATGACCGCTTTAACGACGATTGTTACGATGGATCCCGATAACCATTGGAGCCACGGTGTTCACCCGCTATCCATTGATACGCTGGAAGCGCAGCTGAAAACAGCGATGTCCGTCGGCATTGACGCGATGAAAACAGGCATGCTCGCTACGGCAGAAATTATTGAGGTGGCGGGAAAACATATTAAAGCCAATGGATTGGACAAGGTTGTCATTGATCCGGTGATGGTATGCAAAGGGGAAGATGAAGTATTAAATCCCGAAGCGCCTGCAGCTATGCGCGAATTCCTGCTTCCGCTGGCGACCGTGATCACCCCAAATCTGTTTGAAGCCGGGCAATTATCCGGGGCCGGTCCGATCCGCACAGTCGATGATATGAAAGCGGCGGCCAAGCAGATCCACGACTTAGGGGCGAAGAATGTTGTCGTTAAAGGCGGAAAACAGCTGGAGCATGATAAAGCCATCGATGTGTTTTATGACGGGGCGGATTTCACTGTGCTAGAAGCGGAAAAAATCGCTACCACATACAACCATGGCGCTGGCTGCACATTTGCGGCAGCTATCACAGCCAACTTAGCTAACGGTCTTAGCGTTAAAGAATCCGTCGCCAATGCGAAGGCTTTTGCCAACGCGGCAATCCGCCACGGCTTTCGGTTAAACCAATACGTTGGCCCGGTGATGCATGGCGCTTTTAATAAAGTCAACGGCTAA
- a CDS encoding YojF family protein, giving the protein MNVEPIIVPKVQEVINRLANKEVYIHLETTNGAYASHLNEKFFSAGAYIRNAQIKFEHGKIVGDGPYRVGLKLMIGWVYAEGLTHFGFDEKGRLLLAGHDFDGKLAVALQLGEKPFNH; this is encoded by the coding sequence ATGAATGTGGAGCCAATTATCGTACCGAAAGTTCAAGAAGTTATTAATCGCTTGGCTAATAAAGAAGTATATATTCATCTGGAAACTACGAATGGCGCATATGCCTCTCACTTAAATGAAAAGTTTTTTTCTGCGGGAGCATATATCCGCAATGCTCAAATAAAATTTGAACACGGGAAAATCGTCGGCGACGGCCCTTACCGTGTCGGATTAAAGCTGATGATTGGCTGGGTGTATGCGGAAGGCCTCACCCATTTCGGCTTTGATGAAAAAGGAAGACTGCTGCTCGCCGGCCATGATTTTGACGGAAAATTAGCTGTCGCCCTGCAGCTCGGCGAAAAGCCTTTTAACCACTAG
- the bshB2 gene encoding bacillithiol biosynthesis deacetylase BshB2 codes for MEIEQERQVLVIFPHPDDEAFGVSGTIAAHTKRGTPVTYACLTLGEMGRNLGNPPFATRESLPDIRKAELLASAEALKIDDLRMMGLRDKTLEFEDDHKMVRLVSDLLDELKPSLVISFYPGFSVHPDHEATARAVVRAIRRLPENERPKLHAVAFANNTETKLGAPDIIYDVSDTFEQKMASMRAHISQTVWMLKEIEKLLSQHDEATIQRVKFERFWSYRWDEDKVSDI; via the coding sequence ATGGAAATAGAACAAGAACGGCAAGTGCTGGTTATTTTTCCGCATCCTGATGACGAGGCATTCGGCGTCTCCGGAACGATTGCCGCCCATACAAAGCGCGGCACACCGGTTACCTACGCCTGCCTGACGCTCGGAGAAATGGGCAGAAATCTTGGCAATCCCCCATTTGCGACTCGCGAATCGCTGCCAGACATCCGCAAAGCCGAGTTACTGGCATCGGCTGAAGCACTGAAGATTGATGACTTGCGCATGATGGGACTGCGCGACAAAACATTGGAGTTTGAGGATGATCATAAAATGGTCCGTCTCGTTTCTGATTTGCTGGACGAACTGAAGCCTTCTCTAGTGATCAGCTTCTATCCGGGCTTCTCCGTCCATCCGGACCATGAAGCGACCGCTCGGGCCGTCGTCCGCGCCATCCGACGCCTGCCGGAGAACGAGCGGCCAAAGCTCCACGCCGTTGCCTTCGCTAATAATACGGAAACCAAGCTTGGGGCTCCGGATATCATCTATGACGTAAGCGATACATTCGAGCAAAAGATGGCCTCCATGCGCGCCCATATCTCCCAAACGGTCTGGATGCTCAAAGAAATCGAAAAGCTTCTCAGCCAACATGATGAAGCGACCATTCAGCGGGTCAAATTCGAACGTTTCTGGAGCTACCGCTGGGACGAAGACAAAGTAAGCGATATCTAA
- the ilvA gene encoding threonine ammonia-lyase IlvA codes for MSKALTKVRVEDIVMAYQTLKDVAAKTPLQKNELLSARYGCNIYLKREDLQIVRSFKLRGAYNFIHSLSEEERAKGVVCASAGNHAQGVAFSCNELNIKGTIFMPSTTPRQKVSQVRLFGGKHVEIVLTGDTFDDSYVAAMEFCTKEGMEFIHPFDDYRTIAGQGTVGVEIMNDMSDPIDYVFCSIGGGGLAAGVGSYIKSISARTKMIGVEPEGAPGMKTSIANSQVTSLEKIDPFVDGAAVKQVGHITMDICKDMLDDIVIVPEGKVCTAILKLYNENAIVAEPAGALPIAALDYYKEEIKGKNIVCVISGGNNDIDRMQEIKERSLIHEGLKHYFIISFPQRAGALREFLHEVLGETDDVTRFEYTKRTNRDEGPVLVGIELTHKEDYFPLINRMNQKGFPYIEINEDPFLFNLLI; via the coding sequence GTGAGTAAAGCTTTAACGAAAGTCAGAGTAGAAGACATTGTGATGGCGTATCAAACATTAAAAGACGTAGCCGCAAAAACGCCGCTTCAAAAAAATGAACTGCTATCTGCCCGCTACGGCTGCAATATTTATTTAAAACGCGAGGATTTGCAGATTGTCCGCTCATTTAAATTACGCGGAGCCTATAACTTCATTCACAGTCTGTCCGAGGAAGAACGAGCCAAAGGCGTAGTGTGCGCAAGCGCCGGCAATCATGCGCAAGGAGTCGCCTTTTCCTGCAACGAATTAAATATTAAAGGCACGATTTTTATGCCGTCCACGACCCCCCGGCAAAAGGTGTCACAAGTGCGGTTATTCGGGGGGAAGCATGTCGAAATTGTGCTGACAGGAGACACCTTTGATGATTCGTATGTCGCAGCGATGGAATTCTGCACAAAAGAAGGAATGGAATTTATTCATCCTTTCGATGACTATCGGACAATTGCCGGGCAAGGAACCGTTGGAGTCGAAATCATGAATGATATGTCCGATCCGATTGATTATGTTTTTTGTTCGATCGGAGGAGGCGGCTTGGCGGCCGGTGTCGGCTCTTATATTAAAAGCATTAGCGCCCGCACAAAGATGATCGGCGTGGAACCGGAGGGAGCCCCCGGCATGAAAACATCGATCGCTAACAGCCAGGTCACATCTTTGGAAAAAATCGACCCCTTTGTCGATGGTGCAGCCGTTAAACAGGTTGGACATATCACGATGGATATTTGCAAGGATATGCTGGATGATATTGTGATCGTTCCTGAGGGCAAAGTGTGCACCGCCATTTTGAAGCTGTACAATGAAAATGCCATCGTAGCCGAACCGGCCGGAGCTCTGCCCATCGCGGCTCTTGATTATTATAAGGAAGAAATCAAAGGAAAAAACATCGTTTGCGTCATCAGCGGCGGCAACAATGATATCGACCGCATGCAGGAAATTAAAGAACGTTCCTTAATCCATGAAGGGCTTAAGCATTACTTCATCATCAGCTTCCCGCAGCGGGCCGGCGCTCTAAGAGAATTTTTGCATGAGGTTCTTGGAGAAACGGACGATGTCACCCGCTTTGAATACACGAAACGCACGAATCGCGATGAAGGCCCTGTCCTTGTCGGCATCGAACTGACCCATAAGGAAGACTATTTCCCGCTCATCAATCGCATGAACCAAAAGGGATTTCCGTATATCGAAATCAATGAAGATCCGTTCTTATTTAATTTATTGATCTGA